A single region of the Acanthopagrus latus isolate v.2019 chromosome 11, fAcaLat1.1, whole genome shotgun sequence genome encodes:
- the LOC119028318 gene encoding unconventional myosin-VIIb, giving the protein MLGRLPASCFRDRQGNVPSAAAGPSTVFSADSIHVYTMLHLSKGDFVWVDSGGGVPIGAQVKVTPTGQLQLIDDEGKEHKINKKTEGTIRPMHPTSVEGVDDMIRLGDLNEAGLLRNLLVRHKEGIIYTYTGSILVAVNPYQLLPLYTTEHVHMYTDRRLGELPPHVFAIADACFFNMRRNKKNQCCVISGESGAGKTENTKLMLQFLAAVSGQHSWIEQQILEANPILEAFGNAKTIRNDNSSRFGKYIDIHFTKGGAIEGARVEQYLLEKSRVCRQAPEERNYHIFYYMLMGMSAEQKKILSLGSAAEYYYLTMGNCTSCEGRDDVKEYAHFRSALKVLMFTENDSWEISKLLAAILHLGNVKFEGTIVNNLEACDIITSDHFNMVSQLLEVAPKELEKCLTQRSFMTARESVTKVLTSAQAVDGRDAFVKAIYGKLFLWVVDKINAAIYKTSEDSEEVKQSIGLLDIFGFENFSKNSFEQLCINFANEQLQQFFVKHVFKLEQDEYARENIVWEYINYQDNQRTLDVLASKPMNMLALIDEESNFPKGTDTTMLQKMNTVHGKGGIYIPPKNNYETEFGIQHFAGVVNYDSKGFLEKNRDTLSTDLIQLVESSTNKLLKLAFQKELSTGTNKDSVNPRMVITAATSSLRQATDAKKRVPTLTGQFRQSLDSLMKTLTACQPYFIRCIKPNDFKKPMLFDRDLCMRQLRYSGMMETIRIRKAGYPVRYTFDEFLQRYRVLLKTYICDPKKESKQKCCESICESVMTNEDDWKTGKTKIFLKDSHDTTLEVERMKELNLKALLIQKVMRGYKYRKQFLRKRAGALVIQKYWRGHKGRKLYRLVKHGFARLQAQIRSRQLHFQYKKKREAAIMLQAQIRGYLARKQWKRKRDAVILLQAYTRGLLARKMRRAMRLSAKQRAEEQRAILEKQKHLEEVLRQKRELENKANAESITDQEMVDSIFDFLPPIVVGGQEGQAPVGFENLEKKRMITEEIDIDDISLDEEPPEDDFDDLDEYAFSKFASMYFQGAASPTHIRQRLQQPLLYHEDAADVLASLTVWWIILRFMGDLPEPKKQVQAQRTARQERFIPQELILRKDRRLSHMVGLDQRVLRNKKETGPAPVPEEPTQNRKSSMFTDLLTRRKASAMPSDTAQNPKVYTVPEKNQGRKGSTFTDLLSRNKRGSTVQEVPRSASSFRKPSIIMEESDDLTEVAKPPTLQTVSEDDSTMNDEGPSLDRPLTSLEKLHIIVGYAIVRRDLRDEIYCQICKQLQDNSNRNSYFRGWILLSLCLGIFPPSERFIKYLQSFIRFAPGGYASYCAERLKRTGLNGVRGEPPAWLELQATKTKKPMIVSVTLMDGRTINLPVDSASTSREICQILANKIKLNDTFGFSLYVALYEKVWALGSGREHVMDAISQCEQEVKRKGGQEQHAPWRLFFRKEVFTPWHDSKEDKISTELIYKQIIHGLKFGEYQCQKEDDYVQLAAKHLYIQHGSGSSPEHVKEVVQECINTSLLESKSEAKWVQMVSTAHAEGSYLSSGQKADAVKAEMVDYAREKWPMFFSRFFEVVKLSGPALSKSKFIVAINWTGITFLDEREKRLVELSFPEVTGVNTIREGKASGQAVSLLTLKGDFTLAGNTAEDMAELVTMFLSGLTERSRYAVTLKESDRQDDPTFLSFKKGELIIIIKDDEFSQKHGWMKGENVRTKKVGAVPADDIVILPTLSKPTSEVMSLINLSPTQRTNIIQANQKGTVERVALATLKEFSLQYFRQPTKDVNRQVISRNAAPERLWVNSREPIRQPLLQKLVGNPDLSHKASLAFTAILKYMGDYPAKQMQSPLELTDQIFGPATKHEALRDEIYCQIMKQMTNNNNRLSMEQGWQLLWLCCGLFPPSQSLLRHTQRFLESRRREPLSADCLQRLQSSVRMEPRKLPPHQVEVDAIQQNSTQILHKIHFPNDTEEIFEVMTSTRIKDLILNIARKLGLTTADGFSIFVKTHDKVLSLNETDYFFDSLRQITDWSKKANRIKDGGPVNVPYLVFFMRKLWFNVIPGRDTEADLIFHYPQELPKYQRGYHVCTKEEMINIAALLFRIKVSNDKSQLVMIPKMLKELVPADQLKAMSENEWKKTITASYNKQGAMTVDEAKVAFLKAVYRWPTFGCAFFEVKQTSELNFPDIVRIAISKQGVTIIHPKTKDVLATHPFNRIASWCSGSTYFHMTIGSLVKGNKFLCETSLGYKMDDLITSYVNLFLRERKAGQTKNQRFDM; this is encoded by the exons TGGGGAGTCTGGAGCAGGGAAAACTGAGAACACCAAGCTCATGCTGCAGTTCCTGGCTGCAGTGAGCGGCCAGCACTCCTGGATCGAGCAGCAGATTCTGGAAGCGAACCCCATCCTGGAGG CCTTTGGTAATGCCAAAACAATCCGAAATGACAACTCCAGTCGTTTTGGGAAGTACATTGACATCCACTTCACCAAGGGCGGGGCCATCGAAGGGGCCCGAGTTGAACAATACCTGCTTGAGAAGTCCAGAGTCTGTCGTCAG GCGCCTGAGGAAAGAAACTACCACATCTTTTACTACATGCTGATGGGCATGTCAGCTGAGCAGAAAAAGATTCTTTCTCTCGGAAGCGCTGCAGAGTACTACTACCTGACCATG GGTAACTGCACCAGCTGTGAAGGACGTGACGATGTGAAGGAATACGCTCACTTCCGTTCAGCTCTGAAGGTCCTCATGTTCACAGAGAATGACTCCTGGGAAATCTCCAAACTGCTCGCTGCCATCCTTCACCTGGGCAATGTGAAGTTTGAGG GCACCATCGTTAATAACCTAGAGGCCTGCGACATCATCACATCAGACCATTTCAACATGGTCAGCCAGCTGTTGGAG GTGGCTCCCAAAGAGCTGGAGAAGTGTCTGACTCAGCGCTCCTTCATGACTGCCAGAGAGAGTGTGACCAAAGTCCTGACCTCTGCCCAGGCTGTGGACGGCAGGGACGCCTTCGTCAAA GCAATTTATGGAAAACTTTTCCTTTGGGTCGTGGACAAAATCAACGCTGCCATTTACAAGACATCAGAGGATTCTGAAGAGGTCAAACAGTCGATTGGCTTGCTTGACATCTTTGGCTTTGAGAACTTCAGCAAGAACAG CTTCGAGCAGCTGTGCATCAACTTCGCCAACGAGCAGCTCCAGCAGTTCTTCGTCAAGCACGTTTTCAAGCTGGAGCAGGATGAGTATGCTcgtgaaaacattgtttgggAGTACATCAACTACCAGGACAACCAGCGCACCCTGGACGTGTTGGCCAGCAAACCAATGAACATGCTGGCGCTCATTGACGAGGAGAGCAACTTCCCAAAG GGCACAGATACCACCATGCTCCAAAAAATGAATACTGTCCATGGAAAAGGGGGCATCTATATTCCCCCCAAGAACAACTATGAGACAGAGTTTGGAATCCAGCACTTTGCTGGCGTGGTCAACTATGATTCAAAAG GTTTCCTTGAGAAAAACCGTGACACCCTCAGCACAGATCTGATTCAGCTGGTGGAGTCGTCCACCAATAAACTCCTCAAACTGGCGTTTCAGAAGGAGCTGTCCACCGGCACGAACAAGGACAGCGTCAACCCCAGGATGGTGATCACGGCGGCCACCAGCAGCCTCCGG CAAGCGACAGATGCGAAGAAGCGCGTGCCGACTCTGACCGGCCAGTTCCGTCAGTCCCTGGATTCCctgatgaaaacactgactgCTTGCCAGCCGTATTTCATACGCTGCATCAAACCCAATGACTTCAAGAAGCCCATG CTGTTTGACAGAGATCTGTGCATGCGTCAGCTCCGATACTCTGGCATGATGGAGACCATCAGGATCCGTAAGGCTGGATATCCTGTGCGCTACACGTTCGACGAGTTTCTGCAGCGCTACCGCGTCCTTCTGAAAACCTACATCTGCGATCCCAAAAAA GAAAGTAAACAGAAATGCTGTGAAAGCATTTGTGAAAGTGTGATGACCAACGAGGATGACTGGAAGACTGGCAAGACGAAGATATTCCTCAAG GACTCTCATGACACCACGCTGGAAGTGGAGCGAATGAAGGAACTAAACCTGAAAGCACTTTTAATCCAGAAAGTCATGAGAGGCTACAAATACAG GAAACAATTCCTGAGGAAACGGGCCGGCGCTCTTGTAATTCAGAAATACTGGAGAGGACACAAAGGAAGAAAGCTGTACAGACTG GTCAAGCACGGCTTTGCGAGGCTGCAGGCGCAGATCCGTTCTCGCCAACTCCACTTCCAGTATAAGAAGAAGCGGGAGGCCGCCATCATGTTGCAGGCTCAGATCAGAGGATACCTGGCCAGGAAGCAGTGGAAGCGCAAGAGAGACGCTGTGATCCTCCTGCAGGCGTATACCAGGGGTCTGCTGGcgaggaagatgaggagagcT ATGCGCCTCTCTGCtaaacagagagcagaagaaCAGCGGGCCATtctggagaaacaaaaacacctggAGGAAGTGCTGCGGCAAAAGAGAGAGTTGGAGAACAAAGCTAATGCTGAATCCATCACAGACCAGGAGATGGTGGACAGCATCTTTGACTTCCTCCCCCCTATTGTGGTTGGAGGGCAGGAGGGGCAGGCACCCGTGGGATTCGAG aaTTTGGAAAAGAAGAGGATGATTACCGAGGAGATAGACATTGACGACATCTCCCTAGACGAAGAACCCCCCGAGGATGATTTCGATGACCTGGATGAGTACGCCTTCTCCAAATTTGCCTCCATGTACTTCCAGGGTGCAGCCAGCCCGACCCACATCCGCCAGAGGCTTCAGCAGCCGCTGCTTTACCATGAAGACGCAGCAGATGTCCTG GCCTCGCTGACAGTGTGGTGGATCATCCTGAGGTTCATGGGAGACCTTCCTGAGCCAAAGAAGCAGGTCCAGGCTCAGAGAACCGCCAGGCAGGAACGCTTCATCCCACAGGAACTGATTTTGAGAAAGGACAGACGTCTCAGCCACATGGTCGGCCTGGATCAG aGGGTGCTgaggaataaaaaagaaacagggcCTGCACCAGTGCCCGAGGAGccaacacaaaacagaaagagcTCCATGTTCACGGACCTTCTGACAAGAAGGAAGGCGTCAGCTATGCCCAGCGACACCGCTCAAAACCCGAAGGTCTACACTGTGCCAGAGAAGAACCAGGGGCGGAAGGGATCCACATTCACTGACCTGCTGTccagaaacaaaagaggatCAACTGTTCAAGAAGTCCCAAGATCCGCTTCCAGCTTCAGGAAACCCTCGATCATCATGGAGGAG tcagATGATCTGACTGAAGTGGCCAAGCCTCCCACCCTGCAGACCGTGAGTGAGGACGACAGCACCATGAACGATGAAGGTCCCTCGCTGGACCGTCCACTGACGTCACTCGAAAAACTCCACATCATCGTGGGATACGCCATCGTCAGACGTGACCTCAG AGATGAGATTTACTGTCAGATCTGCAAGCAGCTTCAGGACAACAGCAATCGTAACAGCTACTTCCGTGGCTGGATCCTGCTGTCCCTCTGTCTGGGCATTTTCCCTCCCAGTGAGCGTTTTATAAAG TACCTGCAAAGTTTCATCCGTTTCGCTCCAGGAGGCTACGCTTCCTACTGCGCTGAAAGGCTGAAACGCACAGGACTGAACGGAGTGCGAGGAGAGCCTCCAGCCTGGCTGGAGCTGCAG GCAACCAAGACCAAGAAGCCCATGATTGTGTCTGTGACGCTGATGGATGGACGCACCATTAACCTTCCTGTTGACTCCGCATCGACCTCCAGAGAGATCTGCCAGATCCTCGCCAACAAAATCAAACTCAACGACACTTTTGGCTTTTCTCTCTATGTCGCCTTGTATGAAAAG GTGTGGGCTCTGGGCAGCGGGCGGGAGCACGTGATGGACGCCATCTCCCAGtgtgagcaggaagtgaagaggaaaggaggtCAGGAACAGCACGCTCCGTGGCGCCTCTTCTTCCGCAAGGAGGTCTTCACCCCCTGGCATGACAGCAAGGAGGACAAGATCAGCACCGAACTCATCTACAAACAGATCATCCACGGTCTGAAGTTTGGAGAGTACCAGTGTCAAAAG GAGGACGATTATGTTCAGCTTGCTGCGAAGCATTTATACATCCAGCACGGCTCAGGAAGCAGTCCAGAACACGTGAAGGAAGTTGTTCAGGAATGCATCAACACGTCTCTGCTGGAGTCCAAGTCAGAGGCCAAATGGGTCCAAATGGTCAGCACCGCTCACGCTGAG GGGTCATATTTGAGCTCTGGACAAAAGGCAGACGCAGTGAAGGCAGAGATGGTCGACTACGCCCGGGAGAAGTGGCCCATGTTCTTCTCCAGGTTCTTTGAAGTTGTCAAGCTGTCAG GTCCTGCGCTGTCAAAGAGCAAGTTCATTGTGGCCATAAACTGGACTGGTATCACCTTCCTggacgagagagagaagaggctgGTGGAGCTCTCCTTCCCTGAAGTGACCGGAGTCAACACCATCAG GGAGGGCAAAGCGTCGGGTCAGGCGGTGAGCCTGCTGACTCTGAAAGGAGACTTCACCCTGGCAGGAAACACAGCTGAGGACATGGCGGAGCTGGTTACGATGTTCCTCAGTGGACTGACAGAGAGATCTCGGTATGCTGTGACCCTGAAGGAATCCGATAGGCAAG ATGACCCCACATTCCTGAGCTTCAAGAAGGGAGAGCTCATCATAATAATCAAAGACGATGAGTTTTCTCAGAAACACGGCTGGATGAAGGGCGAAAACGTGCGAACAAAAAAAGTAGGAGCCGTCCCCGCTGACGACATCGTGATCCTGCCGACGCTCAGCAAGCCCACCAGTGAGGTCATG aGCCTCATCAACTTGTCTCCAACCCAGAGGACGAACATCATACAGGCAAACCAAAAGGGAACAGTGGAGAGAGTCGCTCTTGCCACTCTCAAGGAATTCTCCCTCCAGTACTTCAG GCAGCCCACGAAGGATGTGAACCGCCAGGTGATATCCAGGAACGCTGCTCCAGAGAGGCTGTGGGTCAACTCCAGAGAGCCAATCAGACAGCCCCTCCTTCAGAAACTGGTGGGCAACCCGGACCTCAGCCACAAAGCCAGTCTGGCCTTCACTG CGATCCTGAAGTATATGGGAGATTACCCCGCCAAGCAGATGCAGAGTCCTCTGGAGCTCACCGACCAGATCTTCGGTCCCGCCACCAAACACGAGGCGCTCCGGGACGAgatctactgtcagatcatgaAGCAGatgaccaacaacaacaaccg GCTCAGCATGGAGCAGGGCTGgcagctgctgtggctctgctgcGGCCTGTTTCCTCCCAGCCAGTCTCTTCTGAGGCACACCCAGCGCTTTCTGGAGTCGCGGCGCAGAGAGCCCCTCTCCGCCGACTGTCTGCAGCGGCTGCAGAGCTCAGTGAG GATGGAGCCCAGGAAGCTCCCACCGCACCAGGTCGAAGTCGATGCCATCCAGCAGAACAGCACACAGATCTTACACAAAATCCACTTCCCCAACGACACAGAGGAG ATATTTGAGGTCATGACAAGCACCAGGATCAAGGACCTCATCCTGAACATCGCCAGAAAGCTCGGTCTGACCACCGCAGACGGCTTCAGCATTTTTGTCAAAACACACGACAAG GTCCTCAGTTTGAACGAGACAGACTACTTCTTTGACAGTCTGAGACAAATCACTGACTGGTCCAAGAAAGCCAATCGGATCAAAGacg gtgGCCCAGTCAACGTACCCTATCTTGTGTTCTTCATGAGGAAGTTGTGGTTCAATGTGATCCctggcagagacacagaggccGATCTTATCTTCCATTACCCTCAG GAGCTACCTAAGTACCAGAGAGGCTACCATGTCTGCACCAAAGAGGAAATGATCAACATTGCAGCTCTGCTCTTCAGGATAAAGGTCAGCAATGACAAGAGCCAGCTCGTCATGATCCCCAAGATGCTGAAGGAGCTGGTGCCCGCAGACCAACTGAAGGCCATGTCCGAAAACGAGTGGAAGAAG actATCACCGCCTCTTATAACAAACAAGGTGCCATGACTGTGGACGAAGCCAAGGTGGCCTTTCTGAAGGCAGTGTACCGCTGGCCGACGTTCGGCTGTGCGTTCTTTGAAGTGAAG CAAACATCGGAACTAAATTTCCCAGATATTGTGCGCATAGCCATCAGCAAGCAAGGAGTCACCATCATCCACCCAAAAAccaag GACGTGCTGGCGACTCACCCGTTCAACCGCATTGCAAGCTGGTGCAGTGGTAGCACCTACTTTCACATGACTATCGGTAGTTTAGTCAAGGGGAACAAATTCCTGTGTGAAACTTCACTG ggcTACAAGATGGATGATCTTATAACCTCCTACGTCAACTTGTTCCTCCGAGAGAGGAAGGCGGGCCAAACCAAGAACCAGCGCTTCGACATGTGA
- the gpr17 gene encoding uracil nucleotide/cysteinyl leukotriene receptor has product MESVTTELSSLLTNQSSSESCPTVDTTVENTLFGCFYILVFFLALNGNSLALWIFSHQRGSSSPANIFLIHLAVADLSYVIILPLRATYHLTGGHWPFGEVPCRAAGFLFYVNMYASLYFLACVAGDRYLAVVHAVRSLKIRRARYAHVISFSLWALVTVSMAPLLVTHQTAEVDGVTVCLQLYREKASRNALISLAVAFTPPFLATLSCYLLIIYSLHHGSRLEPALKLKALRTIGLVMLIYVVCFLPYHLSRATFILGYNHPNVSCQTRRGLSLANRLTSSLTCLNGALDPLIYLFGAEKFRGTLMRLFCKDNTGMSGATSGDLKGTHESSVSAKSEF; this is encoded by the coding sequence ATGGAGTCTGTTACGACAGAGCTGTCCTCCCTGCTCACCAACCAGTCATCGTCAGAGAGCTGTCCCACGGTGGACACGACCGTGGAGAACACCCTGTTTGGATGCTTCTACATCCTGGTTTTCTTCCTGGCGCTGAACGGTAACAGCCTGGCTCTGTGGATCTTCTCCCACCAGCGTGGCTCGTCCTCTCCGGCGAACATCTTCCTGATCCACCTGGCTGTGGCGGACTTGTCGTACGTGATCATCCTCCCGCTGAGGGCCACCTACCACCTCACTGGAGGCCACTGGCCCTTTGGCGAGGTGCCGTGCAGAGCGGCAGGCTTTTTGTTTTACGTCAACATGTACGCCAGCCTGTACTTCCTGGCGTGTGTGGCGGGGGATCGCTACCTGGCCGTGGTCCACGCCGTGAGGTCGCTGAAGATCCGCCGCGCCCGGTACGCTCACGTCATCAGCTTCTCTCTGTGGGCCCTGGTTACCGTATCCATGGCACCGCTGCTGGTCACCCACCAGACTGCAGAAGTGGACGGCGTCAcggtgtgtctgcagctgtacAGAGAGAAGGCCTCACGCAACGCTCTGATCTCGCTGGCTGTGGCCTTCACCCCTCCCTTCCTCGCCACCCTGTCCTGCTACCTGCTCATCATTTACAGCCTGCACCACGGCTCCAGGTTAGAGCCGGCCCTCAAGCTGAAGGCCCTGCGCACCATAGGTCTGGTCATGCTGATATATGTCGTCTGCTTCCTGCCTTATCACTTGAGCAGGGCCACCTTCATCCTCGGCTACAACCATCCCAACGTCTCCTGCCAGACGCGCAGAGGCCTGAGCCTGGCCAACcgcctcacctcctccctcacctgccTGAACGGCGCCCTGGACCCGCTCATCTACCTGTTTGGGGCGGAGAAGTTCCGCGGCACTCTGATGCGATTGTTTTGCAAAGATAACACCGGGATGTCTGGAGCCACCAGCGGAGATTTAAAGGGGACACATGAGAGCTCTGTGAGCGCCAAGTCTGAGTTTTGA